Within Quercus lobata isolate SW786 chromosome 5, ValleyOak3.0 Primary Assembly, whole genome shotgun sequence, the genomic segment aataaaaaagaatgtttAAACAACATTGTCTATTACAATGGCGGCGCCAAGTGTTAAtcagggtggtcacaggaccaccctgaattttttttttttttttaatataacttaaaaaaaaatttgagttttaaattaatatgagTCTTTTGACCACTCtagaaccaaaataaaataaaataaaaataaaaattaaggaacttaaggaaaaaaaaaattaagatggtAGGAGACCCCATGAAGTGCAACCAAAACTTgtattgccaataccaccaagAATCGGGGCAAACCACCGAGGACTGTAGGAACTTGAGGAACCACTTGGACCAGCTGGTTCGAGAGGGAAAATTAAGGCATCTCCTACATCATTCCAGTGGTCAATAAGGATAGGAGAATCCTGAGGCCCGGAGAAACACCTCCTTAAGACCTCCTATAggcacgataaatgtcattcttgctGTCCCGGGAAGGACTGGCTCTTGTCCTTCCAGAGTAATGTCTGTGGCTCGGCTTTCCACCAAGGAGGATGATCGAGAGTTCAAAAAGGCCAAGAAGGAAGCCTCACCAGTGCTGGGATTCTCGGACGTAGATAAGATCGGAACCATCCAACCTCATGATGATGCTCTAGTAGTCACACTCAGGATTGGAGGATATGATATGAAGAGGGTGCTGGTAGATCAGGGCAGTGTtgtggaagtaatgtacccCGACCTATATAAGGGACTAAACTTAAAACCTAAGGACCTAACGGCGTGGATTCCCCTCTAGTAAGTTTCGAGGGAAAGACTGTTACTTCAAAGGGCCAGATCAGACTACCCATACAAACCGGTTCGAAcatggtggaggtggatttcatTGTAGTTGACGCTTATTTGCCCTACACAGCTATTGTGGCTAGACCCTGGCTTCATGCCTTAGGGGCTGTCTCTTCTACCCtgcaccaaaaggtgaagtacCCGTCGGAGGGCCAGGTTAGAAAGATTGTGGGGAATCAGACCATGGCCAAACAATGCATGGTGGCTACCATCTCACGCCAACCCAATGCTGAGCCCTCGGCCTCTACTGGAaggggcttatagcaatcagccaCCCCAACATTGCCCGGTAATGAATCAGCAGAGGAGGCAAAATGCGAAGACCTAGAAAAGATAGCCATTGGCGTTGACCCAGAAAAGTTCTTTCAAGTCGGCTAGGAACTACCTCcccaagagaaagaagaactgaTTGGGTTTCTTAGGGAACACATGGATGTGTTTGCGTGGGACACCTATGAGGCCCCAAAGGTTGATCTGAGCTTCATCTGCCATCACCTAAATGTTAACCCATCCGTTACtcccaagaagcaaccacctTGGCACCTGTCGAAGGAGCATGCCAACGTTGTTAGGGATAAGGTGATGAAGCTTAAAAAAGTAgaggctatcaaagaagttttttatcCCGAGTGGCTGGCCAGTACTGTAGTGGTAAATAAAAAGAGTAGGAAATGGCGAGtttgcgtagacttcacggatcTAAATAAAGCCTGCCCAAAAGATCTGTTCCCTATGCCTTGGATAGATCAGTTGGTAAATACAACCGCAGGCCATCCTcagatgagcttcttggatgactttcaaggatatcatcaaataccactagccGCAAACGACCAAGAAAAGACAGTTTTTGTCACTCCCATTAaaaactaccattacaaggtgatgccttttagTTTGAAAAACGCAGGGTCCACCTACCAGAGAATGACGACCAGAATATTTGAGCCGCAGCTGGGTAAGAGCATTGAAGCCTACATAAatgacatggtggtaaagagtaaggtggtgtccGAATATGTGAGAGACCTCGGGAacatctttgaaattttgagaagACACAAACTGCGTCTCAACgcatccaaatgttcatttggggtaGGATCAGAAAAATTCTTGGGCTATTTGGTGACCCACAGGGGAATCGAGGTCAGTCCCAATCAAATTAGGGCTGTCAATAGCTTATAaccacctcggaatcccaagGAGGTCCAAAAGATTACCGGCATGATTGCTGCCTTAAACCGTTTTATTTCTAAGTCAGCAGACAAGTGTAGACCTTTCTTCCTCTTGtgaataaatggaagggatttgaataGACCGAAGAATGTGCTTTGGCCTTCCAACAACTTAAATAATAACTATCTCGGCCACCAATCATGTCCAGTTCTGAGGCCGACGAAGTCTTGTTCATCTACATCGTTGCAGCCTCTCATGCAGTAAGCTTAGTACTGATACAAATGGACAACGGCATACAACAATCAgtctattacgtgagcaaaTCATTGCATGAAGCAGAGCTCCACTACCTACCACTAGAAAAGGCTATCCTAGCGATGGTTCAAGCTACacgaaagcttccccattacttccaggcacacacagttATCGTTCTAACCCAACTTCCACTCAAGTCCATACTTCGGAGTGCTGATTATACAGGGAGAGTTGCTAAATGGGGCACgattctaggggcttttgacatcaagtacatgtCTTGTATCTCCGTCAAGGGCCAAGTCCTTGCAGATCTGGTGGCTAAATTTGCTGAAGCCTCGCTAGaagaagaagcaggggcacaaGGCATGGATAAAAAATCAGTTGGCGCAATCTCTCTACAAGGGCCCACATGCTGGAAAGTATATGGTGATGGCGCAGCAAACCAAAGAGGCTCTAAAGTGGGGCAAGTTCTGATTTCCCCTGAAAGGATTACCATCGAAAAATCACTAAGACTAGGCTTCTCGGCCACGAATAATGAGGCTGAATATGAAGTCTTACTGGAGGGAATGTCCATGGTTCAAAAATTAGGCAGAAAAGCAGTAAACATGTTCTCAGACTCAAGACTGGTCGTTGGCCAAGTAAATGGGGAATTAGAAGTAAGAGACGAAATAATGCAAGAATATTTAGACCAAGCTAAGTGCCTACGATCACGCTTTGATTCTTTTAGCTTACTGTACAtccctagaagtggaaacacacatgCCAACTTCTTGGCCACGCTTGCCACCTTCTCAGCTCAAAGTTTACCACAGGTCATCCTTGTGGAAGATTTATATAAACCCTCAATGACGAAGAGAGAAGTGATCCATGTCCACCACGTCAGAGTGggacctagctggatggaccctttGGTACTATTTCTAAAAGAAGACATCTTGCCCGAAGAGAAGACTGAAGCTGAGAAGATACGAAGAAACGCTTCTCGGTTTTGGCTATCCGAGGACCAAAAGTTGTATAAACGCTCTTTTTCCGGaccatacttgctctgcgtaCACCTTGAGGCCTCAGAACTAATCCTAGAGGAATTACACGAGagaatttgtggaagccatactgAAGGCAGGTTCTTATCTCATAGGGCCATCACCCAAGGCTACTAGTGGTCAAACATACAGAAGGAAGCCCACGAATACgtgaagaagtgcgatcagtgtcaaaggTTTACGCCAAACATACATCAACCAGGAGGGATCCTCAATCcactgtccagcccttggccgttcgctcagtggggcttggatattgtcGGACCCTTTCCCAAGGCAGCAGGGAACAAAAGGTATCTGCTCGTCGGCACtgactactttactaaatgggttgaaactGAACCTC encodes:
- the LOC115989337 gene encoding uncharacterized protein LOC115989337, translated to MSSSEADEVLFIYIVAASHAVSLVLIQMDNGIQQSVYYVSKSLHEAELHYLPLEKAILAMVQATRKLPHYFQAHTVIVLTQLPLKSILRSADYTGRVAKWGTILGAFDIKYMSCISVKGQVLADLVAKFAEASLEEEAGAQGMDKKSVGAISLQGPTCWKVYGDGAANQRGSKVGQVLISPERITIEKSLRLGFSATNNEAEYEVLLEGMSMVQKLGRKAVNMFSDSRLVVGQVNGELEVRDEIMQEYLDQAKCLRSRFDSFSLLYIPRSGNTHANFLATLATFSAQSLPQVILVEDLYKPSMTKREVIHVHHVRVGPSWMDPLVLFLKEDILPEEKTEAEKIRRNASRFWLSEDQKLYKRSFSGPYLLCVHLEASELILEELHERICGSHTEGRFLSHRAITQGY